The Ovis canadensis isolate MfBH-ARS-UI-01 breed Bighorn chromosome 24, ARS-UI_OviCan_v2, whole genome shotgun sequence DNA window CCCCAGCGGCATCCGCCTGTCCCCTTCGCGCCGAACGTCGGCGCTAGGCCTGCTGGGAAGTGTAGTTCCGAGGGTTCCCCAGCGCGGGACCTTCTGGGAAACCCGGGCGTCAGCGGTCGGAGACCGTCGAGCTGTGAACGTCTCTAAACTTTTGAGACTTGGCCGAGGCTGGAGGTTTTAGAGAATGGGAGCTGGGAAGGACTCCAGCGTTCAGGCCTCGGCTGCTGACTCCTCGGGGTCTCCAGTGCCCCGCGTATCAATAAGCTTAGGCCGCGTCCCTCCAGCCCTGCTCCTTCCCTCCAGTCATGCTTCCTCCCTCAAAGTCTCGTCCTCCAAGtgaaggggggcgggggggtcacCTGCCAGAAAAGTCTGGGGCGCCAAGGTCTGCCCCAGGATTCCAGGCTCCATCCCAGggtccaggccccgcccctcagTAGATTATCCCTAGCCGGGGCTCCCCCCGTGGGAACGGGGACCAGCTGGCCGGAAGCGCCAAACTGCGTCCCTGTCGAGCCCCGGGGATCAATCAGGCCGAGGAGTTAATTATGTAATGAGGGGGCAGGGGGTCGGGGCTAATGAAGcctggggggaaggggaggaggggagggtacCCAGGTATCCGGCCCCCTCTTGGACCCCTTCCAGGCCCCAGGGGTCTCCACCCCAGCCTAACTCCAGGGCCCCAAAGAGGGGAGGGGCTGTGATCCTGGATCTGGAAGGGGCTGAGCTGTGAGCTATAAAGGGGGCATCTCTCAGCACTGGGGCACTGTAGGCAGCGTGTCCCGAGGCCAGACAGGACTACTCCATGTACCACCCACGAGAGTTGTACCCCTCCCTGGGGACTGGCTACCGCCTTGGGCCCCCCCAGCCTGGGGCAGATTCCAGCTTCCCGCCTGCCCTGGCAGAGGGCTACCGCTACCCTGGTGAGCAGAGAATTGAGCTCGGTGTAGGAAttggggtgggggctgtggcCCTCAGCTGGCCCCTCATTCTCCTCCCATCTCCAGATCTGGACACTCCCAAACTGGACTGCTTCCTCTCTGGGATTGAGGCTGCTCCCCGAACTCTGGCTGCTCCCCCACCTCTACCCCCACTACCCCCATCCCTGGGCACTGAGCCGCCACCCGCTTCAGCCCCAGAGGGCCTTCATTCACTCCCTGGAGTCAGCCTGAGCCTGGAGAACCAGGAGCTGTGGAAAGAGTTCAACTCCGTGGGAACAGAGATGATCATCACCAAAGCTGGGAGGTGAGGGGGCTGGGCCAGGGTTAGAGAACCCAGTGTGTTCCTGTTGTGGGAAGAGCAGAGTTCCTGGTGATGGGGCTGGTGTGGGATTTCTAAGGGGGCTAGAGCTCTGCCTGAGTTAAGAGTGTGACTGTGGCCTGGATCAGGGGTCATTCTGTGGCAAGGGTCAAGGGTCAGTCTGTGGTCTGGCTGGTTTAGGGACTAACCTATGACAAGGGTCCTGGATCTTTCTGGGCTAGGGACAGGAAGTCCAGCTGGGCTTTAAGTTAGTATGTGGCCTAGATGAGGGGTCAGTCTGCACCTAGATTCAGGATTCAGACTATAACAGGGGTCAAGGACCAGCCACTGACCAGCATCAGAGAAATCTGGCCAGGATCAGGGGTCAGTATGTGACTAGTTCTGGGGTCACCTTGGAGGCAGGGATATGGTCAGTATGGTCAGTGGATCTTTCTCTAGCCCAGGAGCTCAGGCATTAGCATGTGagtcctctttttattttctctgaagcAAGTTTGTCCAGCAGCTGTAGATTCTGGTGCTAAAGATGAAGCAAGGAGACCAGGGTGGGGAGCAGAAGGCTCCTGGCAAGATTTTGGGGGGGAAAGTGTGTCACTTCTGCTTCTCCAAGTGGAGTTTGAGGGGTTAGGGGTCCAGACTCTGCTCCTATCCTGCTGTGTGCCTCTGGTCACATCACCTGACCTGTCTGTcctgtttctcatctgtaaaatggaatgagACAGGCTTACAGCTCTAAGATCCTGCCTTCTGAGTTCTGATTCCACATTCCTCAAGTCTCTGTGACAGACCTGGATGAGCCAGTGACTATGCCGCCTTGCTGGTGCTGTGCTCAGCCCCGACTCGTGGGTAGCTCCAGGACTCTTtggtcccttcccccatcccaggCGCATGTTCCCTGCTTGCCGAGTATCAGTCACTGGCCTGGACCCCGAGGCCCGCTACCTGTTTCTTCTGGACGTGGTCCCAGTGGATGCGGCTCGCTACCGCTGGCAGGGCCGGCGCTGGGAGCCCAGCGGCAAGGCAGAGCCCCGCCTGCCTGACCGTGTTTACATTCACCCGGACTCCCCTGCCACTGGAGCCCACTGGATGCGGCAGCCTGTGTCTTTCCACCGTGTCAAGCTCACCAACAGCACACTGGACCCCCATGGCCACGTGAGGCCCAGGCTGGGACCCCCCGATGAGGGTTGGGGTGGGACCAGGGTAGGGAGTCAcacctctttcttccctctcagCTGATCTTGCACTCCATGCATAAGTATCAGCCCCGCATACACTTGGTGCGGGCTGCCCAGCTCTGCAGCCAACACTGGGGGGGCGTTGCCTCCTTCCGCTTCCCAGAGACCACGTTCATCTCCGTGACAGCCTACCAGAACCCACGGGTGAGTGACCCTGCTGGAGCGGGTGGCAtcaccctgccctggctgcaggagTCTTGACTCTGGGTGTGTGGTGCCCCCCGACCCTGCCCCCAGATCACGCAACTGAAGATTGCAGCCAATCCCTTTGCCAAGGGCTTCCGGGAGAACGGCCGAAACTGTAAGAGGTGGgcatcattcactcattcagtcgTTGTCATCAAATGTTTACTGACTGTGTGCCGGGCACTGTGCCGGACTCCTGGAACCCAATGTAAGTAAACACATGTTGTCACTCACTGCTGTGACAAATACTTATTTAGCACCTGCTTATGTGCCGGGCACAGTTCTAGGCAGTGAAGGTGCAGAACAAACCAAAGCCCCTGCCCTCGTGGAACTGACTCAAGTGGGCAGAGCAGACAAGTAAACAAGAGAAGTAAATACGTTAGGGATATGTGGGATAAGTTCtatagagaaaagaaagcaaaaagatcaGGACTGGAGAGATGAGTCCTGGAAAGGCCTCACTAAAGAGGACATTTGAGAAGACTCGGAGGAAGTATGGAAGGGAACCATGTGAGTATCTGGGAACATGCCAGGGGCCTGGGGTAGGAGCATGCTACCGTATGGCTGGTGTGGAGTGAGAGGTAATAGGGAGCCAGATTATGGTGGGCTGTAAAGTTTTGGTTAGGACATTAGCTTCTTCTAACTAACCCTAACCCCTCAGAGCTGGCCCTTGCCCTCAAGACACTTAGAATCAGGCAGAAGAGAGAGATATTAACTTAAGGATCACCCTGATGAATATGATAAATGTAACAGTATCGCTCTTGACAAGTTATCAGGGTAGCCCagtggaaagaacctgcctgccaatgcagatgtgaatttgatccctggatcaggaagatcccctggagaaggacatggcaacacacttcagtattcttgcccgggcaatcccatggacagaggagcctggcgggctacaatccatggggtcacaagagagtccaatacgacttagcaactaagcaactacTGTTTTCCAGTCATTTAATTCTGTCCTTCTATtccttcttctgtaaaatgggtataataatggCACCTACCTGATAGGGTCCCTGGGTGAAGTGCCTGGCACCTGGTAAGTGCCAttattaccatcatcatcaccattatcatcatcaccatcatcatcactgtcCCCCAGGGAGCGAGACGCCCGTGTGAAGAGGAAACTGCGGGGCCCAGAGCCGGCAGCCACAGCAGGCTATGGGAGTGGAGGTGAATGTCATTCCAGAGGTGATGGGACCAGGCCTGAGATGCCGATCCTCCTTAACCCGCTCTGGCCCTTCTGTCTCCCCAGATGCTCCAGGTGGTCCCTGTGATTCCACACTGGGTGGGGATGTTCGGGAGTCAGATCCAGAGCAGGCCCCAGTGCCTGGGGAAgctgcccctgccccagctccTCCCTGCAGTGGCCCCAGTGCTGAGGCCTACCTGCTGCACCCTGCCGCTTTCCACGGGGCCCCCAGTCACCTTCCAATCAGGTGAGTGGGTCAGGGGCACAGGGCTGGGCTGTTCCAGGCTGAGACGAGGGGGTGGTCCCCTCTCCCCTGTCCTGATACCTCTCCGCTCTTCAGGAATCCCAGCTTCCCGGAGGCTCCAGACTCTGGGCGCCCAGCCCCCTACTCAGCTGCCTTCCTGGAGCTGCAGCCCGGGCCAGCAGGCTCAGGATACCCAGCAGCAGCACCCTCAGCATCCTTTGCCTCACACTTCCTCCAAGGGGGCCCCTTCCCACTGCCCTACCCTGGGCCTGGGGCTTACCTGGATGTGGGCTCCAAACCAATGTACTGAGCCTTTGCTaagccccctgcctccctccccatcttccaGTTCCCTTCCCCCAGGCCTGTTGCCCCCTCACTTCCActaccccctcccccacaccaaaTGGCTGCCTtgggcctcccccaccccacttcaCACTTTGATTTCGCTCCCACCCCCTCTGGCTTCAAAGCTCTGGCTAAGCCGCTGGGAGTCCAGCTGGGGCCAGCTTCCCCTTCCAGGCTCTCACCTCGGTGTGAATGGAGGGGCTCTGCCTGGCCAAATGGGGCCTGGGACCAGcactcccacccccagcctcacccTTGGGCTCTACAAGTCCTACCCCCTCCCCAGGGCGAGCCACACGGGTCTGTTCTCAGGTCCAGAGTATTTTTGTTAATAAAACTCGAAAGACGTCAGTGCTCTGGAAACACTATGGTCTTTGGCCCTGAGTGGGGCTGGTTGAGCAGAGGTTTTGTGAGGAGACGCAGGCCCCAATCAAGACTTGTCATTTCCAGCTGCTTGACCTTGTGAATCTGAGTCAATGCTCAGGGTCTGCTTCCTCTTCAGGAAGATGGAGGAATCTGTCTTGACATGACATTCTGAGAATTAAACGGGGCTGCCCAAGAACCCAGCCCTCTCCCTGGCACTCAGGAAACCCCCAGCAGTGATCACTGTCACTGGATGGGGACCAGGAGGCTCTGGGCAAGCTAACCGGCCTGAGCCTCACCTTGCTGGCAGGATTAGGGTTCTGGGGCATCAAAGTCCTGATATAAATCCCAGGTCCCAGGCCGGTACCACTGCTCATACCCAGTCAACACCAACCGAAagaccatttttcttcttttattagaatttttttcttttttttttgttttctcaaaatttttatctaaaaaccaaaaaaaaaaaagaaggaaaaaaagaaaaccaaaattattGGAAACTTCATGGTTCAAGTGGGGAGACGGGAGGAGGAGCATGGAACTGAGGCTCCCAGCCTCTCCAGAAAAGTCCTCACCCTCGAAGTGCCCTCTGTTGCAGGGAGAGCAAAGCCGGGGACAGCTCCCCCCATGCCCAGCCTCCGTCTGAAGAGGGCAGAGTCACAGTGGTCCGGGGGCCGGAGGGGGGCAGGGCCGAAGGGGTCACAGGAAGTAGTCGGCCACAGGCTTTTTGGAGGGGATGCCCCGTGTCTCTTGGGGAGCGGCCTCGAAGATGATGAAATCTTTCTGGAGATGCTCATCCAGCTCCAAGATGGCTGCCACATTCCCACAGCTGGAAGTCGGGGGGAAGGCGGGGGCAGCAGTGTTAACAGCGTGGCTCAGCCTGGATCCCTACCTCAACCTCCCCAGCCCAGGCAGCTCACCGGTAGCAGTAGTTGGGTGCCGACCACACAGTGAGTACAGTCTCGTTGAAGTGCCACTTGTAACCTTCCATCACCAGTTGGTGGGCACGGCAGATCATGTCAATGTCATTAGCTGCGTTGAACTGGGCCACCACATCACTGCCAAACAGGTAGCCAGCCCCACGGGGGCTCACACCCCAGCCTGTTGTGTCTGAGGCAAGCGAGGGACAGGATGGTGAGAGCGCGTCCTCAGGGCTGCCCGCTGCCCTCCGCAGAAtagcctgcctccctccccagtgAGGCCTGTGCGGCAAGAGCACAGGGCCCAGAGGTATTCTGAGGGAGCCTCGGGATAGGACAGCAAATGCTGAAGCGGATACGCTCCAAAGAAGAATGAATTTCCTGATGGTTGGAGCTGCCTGATTATCAGAGCAACCATCTAATTTACTGTCCAAACAGGTACATGCAAGAGTGAAAGGAGGTGCTGACAGTAAGCACCTGGGACAGCACCCATGACTCAGGGCAGCCCAGCTGGCAGAGACAGGGCTCTGAGGGAGGGACAGGGCAGAGAGGGAGCGGAGGTTGGTGTCACAGCACAAGAGGCCCAGACTGGTACTGGGAGGTTTAATTCTCATCTCGGCGATGCTCCATACTAGCTAACACCCACAACATGAGGGCGCCTTGTGTGTacgtgctaagtgacttcagttatgtctgactttgtgaccctatggactgtagcccaccaggctcctgtccttgggattctccaggcaagaatactggagtgggttgccatgccctcctcctggggatcttcccgacccagggattgaacccgcatctcttacatctcctgcactggcaggtgggttctgggGGCAATCATTCTGGGAGCCTGATCCTTGCAGCAGCCCCTTCACATTCAGGAAGCTGATGATTCACATTCAACAAGCCCCTGAGGTATGACGTACATGCCCCCCAACCCCCTAGCTCAAAGCACCCAGCTACCCTCATCCCCACTCCTCATAGAGGATGCCAGCCCACTGGTCATCAAGCACCAATGCCAGTGAAGACCAGCCCCACTCTGCCCCAAACTCACCTGCCCAGGGCCACCCCTTCCAGGCACCTGCTCTAACCACAGGATCCCCTCGGTCACTCACCAAGCTAAGAGCAGAGCTCTTGCCCTCACCTTCAGGGTCGGACCAGAGCAGGTCACACATGGGCCCGTCGTGGGGCACCTCTTGCTTCCGGTCAATTGTCCGGATCTGGTCCAGCGTCTGGATGgagggggagagccccccgtgcACACAGAAGATCTACGAGGAGAGCAAGACCAGCTGGGGCCCGGCGCCTCTTGTAGCCCCGCCGGCCCTCCCGTCCCCAGGGAGCTGCACGGCGGGCCTACCTTGCCATCGATGATGGCCGACAGGCTGAGGTAGTCAAAGATCTCAGTGCAGTAGCGCCACACGGTCACTGAGCCGTACTTGCGCAGACACTCGTCGTAGAAGCCGTAGACCTGGGTGATCTGACGGCTCTCGTGGTTGCCCCGGATCAGGGTGATGCGGTCAGGATAGCGAACCTGCAGGCAGTCACCATGCAGGGCCTGTCCCTCCCTCCTCGACGTCCTCGTGTCTGCCAGCCCTGCTCCACCCTCGTCACCACCGCCCCAGTCCAGATTCCGGTCATCTCTGCCCGAATCGTGCCACACTCACCTCACAGGCACCCCGACCCACCTCCAGAGGATCCAAAGCCAAATCCTctcactccctcccaccccccacttcAACTACAAACCTAACCGTCCCTCCTTCATCCACCAGGTACGGACCAAGCCCTTAGCAAGACATTTAGAGCACCTTGTTATCTGGCCTCTTACGACCTCTCTCCTACCAATGGATACTGTATCCAGCTGAACTCCACTCGGGCCACTTTCTGAACAGGGTGAGCCTCTCTTCCTTCCCGCTATGATGCCGCCCCCACCTCGACCTCATCAGATGCCCCCAAGTCAAGGAAAGCTGCCTGACCACCCAAGCAGCAATGGTCTATCACCAGCAGCACAGCTCAAGACTTGGGGGCAGATGGCGCAGGAAATGAGGGCAGAAAGGATGCAGGCAAGTCAGACCAGGTCTTGGCTCCAGAAGCCAGGGGGTTCCCACCTTAAGTGCCAGCAGCAGGAGAAACGTTTCGACACTGTAGAAACCACGATCCACAAAGTCCCCCATGAAGAGGTAGTTAGTCTCAGGGACATCGCCACCCacctggggagggaggaagaaggttCAGCTTGGTCCTAAACTCGCCCCAACCCACTGCACCGGCCCATTTCCAGTCAAGTCGAGGCCCTTCTTCCACAATGGGCCTACCTAACTAGAGGCCTCTGACCCCCAACCCCATCACCAAAGTCTCCACTCTCAACTAAAGGGGTCTTGCAGTCATCCCCTGGGTCACCTTTCCTGGCATTCCCCACACTCACTCTGAACAGCTCCTTGAGGTCATAGAATTGTCCATGGATGTCACCACATACCTGGAagtgaggaggcaggtcagaacTCAGAGTCTGAAAGCCTTTCTGCCAGGGGCTGTCCTTCAAAAACACcctactgctttattttttttaaaaattctggccTCActgcatggcacatgggatcttagttcccaccagggattaaacccacaagCCCAcaactcctgcagtggaagcacagagtcttaactgctggaccaccagggaagtcctggcttcATTTA harbors:
- the TBX6 gene encoding T-box transcription factor TBX6, whose translation is MYHPRELYPSLGTGYRLGPPQPGADSSFPPALAEGYRYPDLDTPKLDCFLSGIEAAPRTLAAPPPLPPLPPSLGTEPPPASAPEGLHSLPGVSLSLENQELWKEFNSVGTEMIITKAGRRMFPACRVSVTGLDPEARYLFLLDVVPVDAARYRWQGRRWEPSGKAEPRLPDRVYIHPDSPATGAHWMRQPVSFHRVKLTNSTLDPHGHLILHSMHKYQPRIHLVRAAQLCSQHWGGVASFRFPETTFISVTAYQNPRITQLKIAANPFAKGFRENGRNCKRERDARVKRKLRGPEPAATAGYGSGDAPGGPCDSTLGGDVRESDPEQAPVPGEAAPAPAPPCSGPSAEAYLLHPAAFHGAPSHLPIRNPSFPEAPDSGRPAPYSAAFLELQPGPAGSGYPAAAPSASFASHFLQGGPFPLPYPGPGAYLDVGSKPMY
- the PPP4C gene encoding serine/threonine-protein phosphatase 4 catalytic subunit, translated to MAEISDLDRQIEQLRRCELIKESEVKALCAKAREILVEESNVQRVDSPVTVCGDIHGQFYDLKELFRVGGDVPETNYLFMGDFVDRGFYSVETFLLLLALKVRYPDRITLIRGNHESRQITQVYGFYDECLRKYGSVTVWRYCTEIFDYLSLSAIIDGKIFCVHGGLSPSIQTLDQIRTIDRKQEVPHDGPMCDLLWSDPEDTTGWGVSPRGAGYLFGSDVVAQFNAANDIDMICRAHQLVMEGYKWHFNETVLTVWSAPNYCYRCGNVAAILELDEHLQKDFIIFEAAPQETRGIPSKKPVADYFL